A region of the Pseudomonas silesiensis genome:
ATGCGTCGACGCTCGTTGGTTTCGATGGCGGTGACCAGAATCCCGGCCACCTGGGCGCTTTCATCACGGATGGGGCTGTAGGTCAGGTCCAGCCAGAAGTCGGAATCATGGCCATCGCGTTGTAAGGTGAAGCGCTGCTCGCTGTAGGTGCGCACTTGTCCTTGTAGGACAGCGCTGTAAATCGGGTCGGTAAAGTCTTTGAGTTCCGGCCAGATCTGGTGCGTGGGTTGTCCGAAAGCGTGTGGATGCTTGCTGCCGGCCAGCAGGGCGAAGCCATCGTTGTAGATCTGCGTGAGTTGCGGCCCCCACAGCAACAGCATGGGCATCGGCGAATGAATTACGATGTCCACGGCGGTGCGCAGGCTCTGTGGCCAGGTACTGGCGGTGCCCAGCGGCGTGCATGTCCAGTCCAGCCTGGCGATCAAGGCCTGGGCATCGCTGCCGGTCGGTGATGGGTTCATCAAATTGTCCTGCACTAAGTCGGTGAGGCGGCGTCTACTATCCTTGCATGGCGGTAGACGCTGTATGACCTGTTTTGGGTCATTTTTATCCATTGAATGCTTCGCGGATGCTTTTTGCCATGGAAATCGATGCATTGTTGAAGGTCCTGGCCCACCAGGATGGCTCCGATCTTTACCTGTCCACGGGCGCGCCACCCTGTGCACGGTTCGATGGCGTGCTCAAGCCCCTGTCCGATCAGCCGTTCAAACCCGGGGAAATTGCCGCCATTGCCGCGTCCATCATGGACGCCGAACAGCGTCTGGAGTTTGATCGGGAACTGGAGATGAACCTGGCGATCTCGTTGGCGGGTATCGGGCGCTTTCGGGTCAATATCTTCAAGCAGCGCAACGATGTGTCCATCGTGGTGCGCAACGTCAAACTCGACATTCCGCGCTTCGAAGACCTCAAGTTGCCTTCGGTATTGCTCGAAGCGGTGATGCTCAAGCAAGGCCTGATGCTGTTCGTCGGTGCGACGGGCTCGGGCAAATCAACTTCGCTGGCGGCACTGATCGACTATCGCAACCGCCACAGCAGCGGCCATATCATCACCATCGAAGACCCGGTCGAGTACATCCATCGGCACAAGAAGTCGATCATCAACCAGCGTGAGGTCGGCGTCGATACCCGCAGTTTCCATGCCGCACTGAAAAATACCCTGCGCCAGGCGCCGGACGTGGTGCTGATCGGCGAAATCCGCGACCGCGAAACCATGGAGCATGCGCTGGCGTTTGCCGATACCGGCCATCTGGTGATCTCGACGCTGCATGCGCACAACGCCAATCAGGCACTGGACCGGATTATTAATTTCTTCCCCGAAGAACGTCGCGCGCAACTGCTCAATGACCTGGGGAATAACCTCAAGGCCTTCGTTTCCCAGCGGCTGGTGCCGACCCGCGACGGCCACCGCCGGGCTGCGGTGGAGGTGATGCTGGGCTCGCCGACGATCGGCGACCTGATCCGGCGCAACGAGTTTTCCGAACTCAAGGGGATCATGGAAAAGTCGCAGGACGCGGGGATGCAGACCTTCGATGGTGCGCTTTATGCGTTGGTCATCGAAGGAGCGATCGATGAGGAGGAGGCGCTCAAGCATGCGGATTCGGTGAACAACTTGCGATTGCGCTTGAAGTTGCACGCCGAAGCGTCACCGGGGCTCCATGCCCCTCCCGGCGAATGGGGACTGATGGACTGACCCGTACCCTGTAGGAGCCAGGCTCCTACAGGGCCCCTTCGCCGGCAAGCCTGGCTTCCTACAGGGCCCCTTCGCCGGCAAGCCTGGCTCCTACAGGGACGGGTTTCAGTCTTTGAGTTCGCGGCGATCGCGAAATTGCTCCAGCGCCTCGGGATTGGCCAGGGCATCGGTGTTCTTCACCGGTTGCCCATGCACCACATTGCGCACCGCCAGCTCGACCACCTTGCCGCTGATCGTCCGTGGAATGTCCGTCACCGCCACAATCTTCGCCGGCACATGCCGTGGCGTGGTGTTGGCGCGGATGACTTGGCGAATCTGCTGTTGCAGGGCATCGTCCAGCTCGACGTCGTCGCGCAACCGTACGAACAGCACCACCCGCACATCATCCTGCCACTGTTGGCCGATGGCCACGCTGTCGAGCACCTGGGGGACTTTTTCCACCTGACGGTAGATTTCCGCCGTGCCAATGCGCACGCCGCCCGGATTGAGCACCGCGTCCGAGCGCCCATGGATCAGCATCCCGCCGTGGGCCAGCTGTTCGGCGTAATCGCCCTGGGCCCAGACCCCGGGGAACTGGCTGAAGTACGACGCGCGCAGCTTTTCCCCGGTGGGGTCATTCCACAGACCGATCGGCATGGCCGGGAAATGCCGGGTGCAGACCA
Encoded here:
- a CDS encoding PilT/PilU family type 4a pilus ATPase, coding for MEIDALLKVLAHQDGSDLYLSTGAPPCARFDGVLKPLSDQPFKPGEIAAIAASIMDAEQRLEFDRELEMNLAISLAGIGRFRVNIFKQRNDVSIVVRNVKLDIPRFEDLKLPSVLLEAVMLKQGLMLFVGATGSGKSTSLAALIDYRNRHSSGHIITIEDPVEYIHRHKKSIINQREVGVDTRSFHAALKNTLRQAPDVVLIGEIRDRETMEHALAFADTGHLVISTLHAHNANQALDRIINFFPEERRAQLLNDLGNNLKAFVSQRLVPTRDGHRRAAVEVMLGSPTIGDLIRRNEFSELKGIMEKSQDAGMQTFDGALYALVIEGAIDEEEALKHADSVNNLRLRLKLHAEASPGLHAPPGEWGLMD